The Deltaproteobacteria bacterium genome includes a region encoding these proteins:
- a CDS encoding pyruvate, phosphate dikinase produces the protein MAQQKKAIYFFGNGKAEGSAKMRELLGGKGAGLHEMTRLRVPVPPGFTITTDVCTYFYDHNGRYPKGLEAQVLASLGRIERILGRRFGDADNPLLVSVRSGARESMPGMMDTVLNLGLNDSTVQGLIRRTQNPRFAYDAYRRFVQMYADVVMGLKPKERNEHDPFETIIERKKASRGVRFDTELNAEDLREIVAAFKAEVRLRAGKEFPENPHDQLWGAIGAVFGSWNNDRAIAYRQMYKIPHNWGTAVNVQAMVFGNLGEQCATGVAFTRNPSTGENAFNGEFLVNAQGEDVVAGIRTPRPIAELKNVMPRAFAELRKVSQTLEKHYQEMQDIEFTIEDNKLWMLQTRAGKRTGFAAVRIAVDMVEERIISRKQALLRIEPDHLNQLLRPIFDSKDKEQASKEGRVLAKGLPAGPGAATGRIVFHAEDAVAWQKNGERVILCRVETSPDDIRGMEAAQGILTTRGGMTSHAALVARQMGKVCVAGCEALNIDYAEHTLRVGATVLKEGDWISVDGSTGEVIQGEIRTLPSEVLQVLLNKTLEPKKSRVYQQYAKLMTWADQTRNLGVRTNADQPDQAEIAKAFGGEGIGLCRTEHMFFQGDRIQAVREMILAEDEVGRRRALKKLLPMQKRDFKGILDIMGGLPVTIRTLDPPLHEFLPKSADEVADLAQVMGVSAGFLQDKVDVLQEFNPMLGHRGCRLGISYPEITEMQAQAIFEAACELRQEGKNPFPEVMIPLVGSRQELHEQKAIVERIAKQTMQTYGVKVRYLIGTMIELPRACLVADEIAHEAEFFSFGTNDLTQTCLGLSRDDAGKFLPSYVLHGLLPEDPFVSIDRDGVGSLMRIAVAKGRKSRKGLEMGICGEHGGDPKSVHFCHEIGLDYVSCSPYRIPIAKLAAAQAALRA, from the coding sequence ATGGCGCAGCAGAAAAAAGCGATTTACTTCTTTGGCAACGGCAAAGCCGAGGGGAGCGCGAAGATGCGCGAACTGCTCGGCGGCAAGGGCGCTGGGCTGCATGAGATGACACGTCTGCGGGTGCCGGTGCCACCCGGGTTCACCATTACCACCGATGTCTGCACTTACTTTTACGATCACAATGGCCGGTATCCCAAAGGGTTAGAGGCGCAAGTGCTCGCCTCGCTTGGGCGCATCGAAAGAATTCTCGGGCGGCGCTTTGGCGACGCCGACAATCCGCTATTGGTGTCGGTACGTTCCGGCGCCCGCGAATCGATGCCCGGCATGATGGATACGGTTCTCAATTTGGGTCTCAACGACAGCACGGTGCAGGGACTGATTCGGCGCACGCAAAATCCGCGCTTCGCCTATGATGCTTATCGCCGCTTCGTGCAGATGTATGCGGACGTGGTCATGGGACTCAAGCCCAAGGAGCGCAACGAGCATGATCCCTTCGAGACGATTATCGAACGGAAGAAAGCGAGCCGCGGCGTGCGCTTCGATACGGAGCTCAACGCTGAAGATCTGCGCGAGATCGTCGCTGCCTTCAAAGCCGAAGTACGTCTGCGCGCCGGCAAAGAATTTCCCGAGAACCCGCACGACCAACTCTGGGGCGCCATCGGTGCGGTGTTCGGTTCCTGGAACAATGACCGGGCGATCGCGTATCGCCAGATGTACAAAATCCCGCACAACTGGGGCACCGCCGTGAACGTGCAAGCGATGGTGTTTGGCAACTTGGGCGAGCAGTGCGCCACCGGTGTTGCGTTCACGCGCAACCCGTCCACCGGCGAGAACGCTTTTAATGGTGAGTTTCTGGTCAACGCGCAGGGCGAAGATGTCGTCGCCGGCATTCGCACGCCGCGGCCCATCGCCGAATTGAAAAATGTCATGCCCAGAGCGTTTGCCGAACTGCGCAAGGTGTCGCAGACCTTGGAAAAACATTACCAGGAGATGCAGGACATCGAGTTTACCATCGAAGACAACAAGCTCTGGATGCTGCAGACCCGCGCCGGCAAACGCACCGGCTTTGCCGCCGTGCGCATCGCGGTCGACATGGTCGAAGAACGCATCATCAGCAGGAAGCAGGCACTACTGCGTATCGAGCCCGATCATTTGAATCAACTGTTGCGGCCGATCTTCGACAGCAAAGACAAGGAGCAAGCCAGCAAAGAAGGGCGCGTGTTGGCCAAAGGTTTACCGGCCGGCCCGGGCGCCGCCACGGGGCGCATCGTTTTTCATGCGGAAGACGCAGTGGCGTGGCAGAAAAACGGCGAGCGCGTGATCTTGTGCCGTGTGGAAACCAGCCCCGATGACATTCGCGGTATGGAGGCCGCCCAGGGCATTCTTACCACGCGCGGCGGCATGACCTCCCACGCCGCGTTGGTCGCGCGCCAGATGGGTAAAGTCTGCGTTGCCGGTTGTGAAGCATTGAACATCGACTACGCCGAACACACGTTGCGCGTTGGTGCCACGGTACTCAAAGAGGGCGATTGGATTTCAGTCGACGGCAGCACCGGCGAGGTCATTCAAGGCGAGATTCGCACGCTACCATCGGAAGTATTACAAGTGCTGCTCAACAAGACCCTTGAGCCCAAGAAATCACGCGTGTATCAACAGTATGCCAAACTGATGACCTGGGCCGATCAGACACGCAACCTTGGCGTGCGCACGAATGCCGACCAGCCGGATCAGGCGGAGATCGCCAAAGCGTTCGGCGGCGAGGGCATCGGCCTGTGCCGCACCGAACACATGTTTTTTCAAGGCGACCGCATTCAGGCGGTGCGCGAAATGATTCTGGCAGAAGACGAAGTCGGCCGCCGGCGCGCGCTCAAGAAGCTGTTGCCGATGCAAAAGCGCGACTTCAAAGGCATCCTCGACATTATGGGCGGCCTGCCGGTGACGATTCGCACCCTCGATCCGCCGCTGCACGAGTTTCTGCCCAAAAGCGCTGATGAAGTCGCCGATTTGGCACAGGTCATGGGAGTATCGGCGGGTTTTCTACAGGACAAGGTCGACGTGCTGCAAGAGTTCAACCCAATGTTAGGCCACCGCGGCTGTCGCTTGGGCATTTCATATCCCGAAATAACCGAGATGCAGGCGCAGGCGATTTTTGAAGCTGCTTGCGAGCTCCGCCAAGAAGGCAAGAACCCTTTTCCAGAAGTGATGATTCCGCTGGTCGGCTCGCGCCAGGAGCTGCACGAACAAAAAGCGATCGTCGAGCGCATCGCCAAGCAGACCATGCAGACCTACGGCGTCAAGGTGCGCTACCTGATCGGCACTATGATCGAGTTGCCGCGCGCCTGTTTAGTGGCCGATGAGATCGCCCATGAAGCTGAGTTTTTCTCCTTTGGCACAAACGATTTGACGCAGACCTGTCTCGGCTTATCGCGCGACGACGCGGGCAAGTTTTTACCGAGCTACGTGCTGCATGGTCTCTTACCCGAAGATCCGTTCGTCAGCATCGATCGCGACGGCGTCGGCTCGCTGATGCGTATCGCGGTTGCCAAGGGGCGCAAGAGTCGCAAAGGTCTCGAGATGGGCATCTGCGGCGAACATGGCGGCGATCCCAAATCGGTACATTTTTGCCACGAAATCGGTTTGGATTACGTCAGTTGCTCGCCTTATCGCATTCCGATCGCCAAGCTCGCCGCGGCGCAAGCGGCGTTGCGAGCATAG
- a CDS encoding prepilin-type N-terminal cleavage/methylation domain-containing protein: MRLRNEEGFTLIELLVVVAIIGILAAIAIPQFAAYRKRGYEATLKADLRNAATAQEAYFAANQTYKPGSLASWSNSGYNKSPDISAITAAVGTGTFVITASHSNCGSSTWSFQSVNGQTTGTACP; encoded by the coding sequence TTGAGACTCCGTAACGAAGAAGGCTTTACGCTTATCGAACTATTGGTCGTCGTGGCGATCATCGGTATCTTGGCGGCGATCGCGATCCCGCAATTCGCGGCTTATCGGAAACGCGGCTATGAGGCAACGCTCAAAGCTGACTTGAGAAACGCGGCGACCGCGCAAGAAGCCTACTTCGCAGCAAACCAAACATATAAGCCAGGCAGCCTCGCATCATGGAGCAACTCTGGCTATAACAAGAGTCCTGACATCTCGGCAATCACAGCGGCGGTTGGTACCGGCACGTTCGTAATCACCGCGTCCCACAGCAATTGCGGCTCGAGTACCTGGAGCTTCCAAAGCGTCAACGGTCAAACAACCGGAACCGCGTGTCCGTAA
- a CDS encoding PAS domain S-box protein, translated as MAGNGEPRNLAEKIKWLLCLRVVTLTFFFCAAALLHFLRSDSEPLNLYALIAPLGVAYLISFGSGLVLNRFGNERWFAHTQIDFDVLLITGTIWITGDTVSPFSFLYNLAVMNGAILLFYRGAFQTAAFSSACYTALWLVVNGWGISGPAAFAWSLLAPLVWNIGSFFAIAALSGYLAQKLGEAEERLKDQRAEYQRVEALKNGLLQGVASGVAVTDVTGSIEYFNVHAQQLTALNEAVVKGKIFKEIFPDCSHRFDGANGKIYTDEFPFVCSSGESKQLRLTVAPLSDPNHQIVGYAAIFEDITKQRQLEENARVEEELRRAREFALAPQAAAPTEAEFRFEGVVGKSGGMENIYRLIQKVAAGATNVLITGESGTGKELVARAIHYNGARCEKPFVAVNCGAIPENLIESELFGHVRGAFTGAVTDHNGLFKQADQGTIFLDEVGELLLHLQVKLLRVLQEKTFTPVGGSKPIKVDVRVISATNRDLRKETEAGRFREDLFYRLNVVQMVMPPLRNRREDIPALAHYFLRKFATSHAKKVEEISKAALLRLMNHHYPGNVRELENIIEHAVAIANSNILGEEDLPANLRGNNVIAMDPDLLEKGVSGGADQFFGKGLSLDAELETHERLILVAALKRANGVQKRAAEILGINYRSLRHRLEKYDMSPSKQNGGEELASGQ; from the coding sequence ATGGCTGGGAACGGCGAACCACGAAACCTCGCAGAAAAAATCAAATGGCTCCTGTGCCTGCGCGTGGTGACCCTGACGTTTTTCTTCTGCGCGGCAGCGTTACTGCACTTCCTCCGCAGTGACAGCGAACCGCTCAATCTTTATGCGCTCATCGCCCCCTTGGGCGTAGCATATCTTATTTCTTTCGGTTCAGGCCTGGTTCTCAATCGCTTCGGCAATGAGCGGTGGTTTGCCCACACCCAAATAGACTTTGACGTGCTGCTTATAACCGGCACGATCTGGATCACGGGTGATACCGTCAGTCCTTTTTCCTTCCTCTACAACCTTGCGGTGATGAACGGCGCCATCTTGCTGTTCTATCGGGGCGCGTTCCAGACGGCGGCGTTTTCCAGTGCTTGCTACACGGCGCTATGGTTGGTCGTCAATGGCTGGGGCATCTCAGGTCCAGCTGCGTTTGCGTGGTCTTTGCTGGCGCCGTTGGTGTGGAACATCGGGAGCTTTTTCGCGATCGCGGCTCTGAGCGGTTACCTGGCACAGAAACTCGGCGAAGCCGAGGAGAGGCTGAAAGACCAACGAGCAGAGTATCAGCGCGTCGAAGCGCTCAAGAACGGCCTTCTGCAAGGGGTCGCCAGCGGTGTTGCCGTCACGGACGTTACAGGGTCCATTGAGTACTTCAATGTGCATGCGCAGCAATTGACTGCCCTCAATGAAGCCGTCGTCAAAGGTAAGATATTCAAAGAGATATTTCCTGATTGTAGCCATCGATTCGACGGCGCAAACGGTAAGATTTACACAGATGAATTCCCATTTGTCTGTTCTTCCGGCGAATCCAAGCAACTGCGTTTAACGGTAGCTCCACTAAGCGATCCTAACCACCAAATTGTTGGCTATGCAGCGATTTTCGAGGACATCACCAAGCAGCGCCAGCTCGAGGAAAACGCCCGCGTTGAAGAAGAGCTGCGCCGGGCGCGTGAGTTCGCATTAGCGCCACAAGCCGCGGCGCCCACCGAGGCCGAGTTTCGTTTTGAGGGCGTGGTTGGAAAAAGCGGCGGCATGGAGAATATTTACCGCCTGATTCAGAAGGTTGCCGCCGGCGCGACCAATGTCCTGATAACCGGCGAGAGTGGCACTGGCAAAGAGCTGGTGGCGCGAGCGATTCACTACAATGGCGCGCGCTGTGAAAAACCCTTTGTGGCAGTCAATTGCGGCGCCATACCCGAAAATCTCATTGAGAGCGAACTCTTCGGCCACGTGCGCGGCGCCTTCACGGGCGCCGTGACCGATCACAACGGCCTCTTCAAGCAAGCGGATCAGGGCACCATCTTTCTTGACGAAGTCGGTGAACTACTGTTGCATCTTCAAGTCAAACTGCTGCGTGTGCTTCAGGAAAAGACCTTTACTCCGGTGGGCGGCAGCAAGCCGATCAAAGTCGACGTGCGTGTGATCTCAGCAACCAATCGCGACTTACGCAAGGAAACCGAGGCCGGTCGTTTTCGTGAGGACTTGTTCTATCGCTTGAACGTCGTCCAGATGGTCATGCCGCCGTTGCGCAATCGCAGGGAAGACATCCCAGCGCTAGCTCACTACTTCTTGCGGAAATTCGCGACATCCCACGCCAAAAAGGTCGAAGAAATCTCCAAAGCGGCGCTGCTGCGCCTAATGAACCACCACTATCCGGGCAACGTCCGCGAGCTCGAAAATATTATTGAACACGCCGTTGCAATCGCGAATAGCAATATCCTGGGCGAAGAAGACCTACCGGCAAATTTGCGTGGAAACAACGTCATCGCTATGGACCCAGACCTGCTTGAAAAAGGCGTATCCGGCGGCGCGGATCAATTTTTTGGTAAAGGATTGTCACTCGACGCCGAATTGGAAACTCATGAGCGTCTGATTCTCGTGGCAGCGCTCAAGCGCGCCAACGGCGTGCAAAAGCGCGCGGCGGAAATACTCGGAATAAATTACCGCTCGCTGCGCCACCGGCTGGAAAAATATGACATGTCGCCGTCGAAACAAAACGGCGGCGAAGAATTGGCCAGCGGCCAGTAA
- a CDS encoding type II secretion system F family protein, with protein MATFVWEGKTSQGKVMKGELDAPSVDVVFAILRERRIRPIPARIHEKGVGMERELKIPGFGETVKPRDVSVFTRQFATMIDAGLPIVQCLSILSEQTSNKTFGNTLKTVRKNVEGGSTLAESLKKHPKIFDDLYVNMVEAGEMGGALNTILNRIALFIEKATKLKKKVKGAMIYPSTIVGVAVIVVAILLIFVIPVFAELYGSMGKALPAPTQITINISNWFVKNWWLMFLGIVGVCVAISAYYKTPHGRMTIDRLLLRMPIIGDLLRKVAVARFSQNMAILLSSGVPILDGLAITSRTAGNKVVEKAIMEARTSISQGKTVAEPLKESGVFPAMVCQMVAVGENTGGLDTMLKKVSELYEDEVDDAVANLTALMEPMIMVILGVILGGLVISMYLPIFQLGSLVG; from the coding sequence ATGGCGACATTCGTTTGGGAGGGTAAGACCTCCCAGGGAAAAGTAATGAAGGGCGAACTCGATGCGCCAAGCGTCGATGTCGTTTTTGCGATCTTGCGCGAGCGACGGATTCGGCCCATTCCCGCACGCATTCACGAAAAGGGCGTCGGGATGGAAAGGGAGCTCAAGATCCCCGGTTTCGGCGAAACGGTAAAACCGCGCGACGTGTCGGTCTTTACCCGGCAATTCGCCACCATGATCGATGCCGGTTTGCCGATCGTGCAATGTCTCAGCATTCTCAGTGAACAGACCTCCAACAAGACTTTTGGCAACACACTCAAAACAGTGCGCAAAAACGTTGAAGGCGGCTCGACGCTGGCCGAGTCCTTGAAAAAACACCCGAAGATTTTCGACGACCTTTACGTCAACATGGTCGAGGCCGGCGAGATGGGCGGCGCGCTCAACACAATCTTAAACCGGATCGCGTTGTTCATCGAAAAAGCCACCAAGCTCAAAAAGAAAGTCAAAGGCGCGATGATCTATCCGTCAACCATTGTCGGTGTGGCGGTGATCGTCGTGGCTATCTTGTTGATCTTCGTTATTCCCGTCTTCGCCGAGCTTTACGGCAGCATGGGCAAAGCGCTGCCCGCGCCGACTCAAATCACCATCAATATCAGCAACTGGTTTGTCAAAAATTGGTGGCTCATGTTTCTCGGTATAGTCGGTGTTTGCGTGGCGATCTCTGCCTATTACAAAACGCCGCACGGACGCATGACCATCGACCGCCTGTTGCTGCGTATGCCGATAATCGGTGACCTGCTACGCAAAGTTGCAGTGGCGCGTTTCTCGCAAAACATGGCGATTCTACTCAGTTCCGGCGTTCCGATTCTTGACGGGCTAGCCATCACCTCGAGAACTGCCGGAAACAAAGTCGTAGAGAAAGCGATTATGGAGGCGCGCACCAGCATCAGCCAAGGCAAAACCGTTGCTGAACCGCTGAAGGAAAGCGGCGTGTTCCCGGCAATGGTCTGCCAAATGGTCGCTGTTGGTGAGAACACTGGCGGCCTGGACACGATGTTGAAAAAGGTCTCTGAACTCTACGAAGATGAAGTTGACGATGCGGTCGCGAATCTCACCGCGTTGATGGAGCCAATGATCATGGTGATCCTCGGCGTTATCCTTGGCGGTTTGGTTATCTCGATGTATTTGCCAATTTTCCAGTTGGGTTCCCTGGTCGGTTAA
- a CDS encoding YfhO family protein, translated as MAKRFFRVFSSDLTALTVLILGVLFFGGEMVWDSKVPFFRDLHYYFYPLRHSLGEACTAGEIPLWNRHMGMGFPLLADIQMGVFYPPHLFFCVLPLFDAVRVVFLLHYMIAASGCYLLLRRWALPVEQALIGAFLFTLGGTMVSLTNLLNHFQSAVWLPWIAILWDRCLERTCWSQFVLFVLALLCQLLAGSPEIFAMSAALLWLQGIYRDPAHGLKKLLKPSVCLLAANLLVLLLTMVQLLPMWELGKLSRRQLSIPFVEATMWSLNPWRLLNLFVLDKRVDLDLSNSLRMFFSLETPFFISYYFGAIALAGTSLWLCYARVKEKLIICLLLASTLVLAFGSYTPVYRLLYEHIGGLGSFRYPEKFFFLTQVFFLIAVLRGITLFKQTDRVAARRGLIILGSLWAVIAVVYGLLRLTPSALWNFVAQQNIVSTQVGTTLEFTASAMVSVERQLGLLSILLVLFVFGKAGYLRPALFRSLLVAFVFLDLYSAHRDLQYLVDPQPIVNSPKVLSSPDNPPTRLFYYPQNTNTHPSSYVVHTPKPTTYSEISTRIAKNLLPNTGAMHGFDHMQDINAMAKMTYSEFLFFINRLDFDKRATLMGALNIRHVMSFHRLELKGLTLSRHFPEIPSWLYQVDCFVPRAYVVQKTHKEIHPREMLTELSSQRFNPATEVFVDSPVINQPRKDFLASTTITEYGQRSVTLKVTSNNRGVLVMADSYFPGWRAYVDGKETNVLRVNYFFRGVAVEPGEHDVMFRYEPTPFKIGLWISLSTTLLLVVVTLILLLRTRRQIQSLRARSRLHPLAA; from the coding sequence ATGGCCAAACGATTTTTTAGAGTCTTTTCCTCAGATCTCACTGCCCTCACAGTCCTCATATTGGGCGTGCTATTCTTCGGCGGCGAAATGGTATGGGACTCCAAAGTCCCGTTCTTTCGTGATCTGCACTATTATTTCTACCCATTGCGCCATAGCTTGGGCGAGGCATGTACCGCCGGCGAAATCCCCCTTTGGAACCGGCACATGGGAATGGGCTTTCCGTTGCTTGCCGACATTCAGATGGGTGTCTTTTACCCGCCTCATCTATTCTTTTGTGTACTGCCTTTGTTTGACGCCGTGCGGGTGGTGTTTCTGCTGCATTACATGATCGCAGCGTCGGGGTGCTATCTGCTCTTGCGGCGCTGGGCTCTTCCGGTCGAACAGGCTCTCATCGGCGCGTTTCTCTTCACGCTCGGCGGTACAATGGTCTCCTTGACCAATTTGCTCAACCACTTCCAGAGCGCGGTCTGGCTGCCGTGGATTGCAATCCTCTGGGACCGCTGCCTTGAGCGCACTTGCTGGAGCCAATTCGTTCTATTCGTTCTGGCGTTGCTGTGCCAGCTCCTCGCCGGTTCACCGGAAATCTTCGCCATGAGTGCGGCATTGCTTTGGTTGCAAGGGATTTATCGCGATCCGGCGCACGGCCTCAAAAAATTGCTGAAACCCAGTGTGTGTTTGCTCGCCGCGAACCTGTTGGTGCTGTTACTCACGATGGTACAACTGCTACCGATGTGGGAGCTTGGTAAGTTATCCAGACGGCAACTATCAATTCCGTTTGTCGAAGCCACTATGTGGTCGCTGAATCCGTGGAGATTGCTCAATCTGTTCGTCCTCGATAAACGGGTTGATTTGGATCTAAGTAACTCACTCCGTATGTTCTTCAGCTTGGAAACGCCGTTTTTCATCAGCTATTACTTCGGTGCTATCGCCCTTGCCGGGACTAGCCTTTGGCTTTGCTACGCCAGGGTGAAAGAAAAACTCATTATTTGCCTGCTTCTGGCGAGCACACTGGTTCTCGCGTTTGGTAGTTACACACCTGTGTACCGATTGTTATATGAGCACATCGGTGGACTGGGATCCTTTCGCTATCCTGAGAAGTTTTTCTTTCTGACACAGGTATTTTTTCTCATCGCAGTTCTGCGCGGCATAACTCTTTTCAAGCAAACCGATAGGGTTGCCGCCCGTAGAGGGCTGATCATCTTAGGCTCTCTATGGGCCGTAATCGCCGTCGTGTATGGGCTGCTGCGCCTGACTCCGTCAGCTTTGTGGAACTTCGTTGCTCAACAAAACATAGTCTCGACGCAGGTTGGCACCACTTTGGAGTTTACCGCGTCGGCAATGGTAAGTGTCGAACGTCAGCTAGGACTTCTGTCGATCCTGCTGGTACTTTTCGTTTTTGGAAAGGCTGGCTACCTGCGTCCGGCGCTATTTAGGTCGCTATTGGTAGCTTTCGTGTTTCTCGATCTTTATTCAGCGCACAGAGATTTACAGTACCTTGTCGACCCACAGCCTATCGTCAACTCTCCAAAAGTGCTCAGCAGTCCTGACAATCCCCCCACTCGGCTCTTTTACTACCCCCAAAATACCAATACTCATCCAAGTTCCTACGTTGTCCATACGCCAAAACCCACTACGTACAGCGAGATTTCAACTCGGATCGCCAAGAACTTATTGCCCAACACGGGTGCAATGCACGGATTTGATCACATGCAAGACATCAATGCGATGGCGAAGATGACCTATAGCGAGTTTCTGTTTTTCATCAACCGTCTTGATTTCGACAAAAGAGCGACCTTGATGGGCGCCCTCAACATCCGCCACGTAATGAGTTTTCACCGCCTCGAACTCAAGGGGCTCACTCTCTCACGACACTTTCCCGAGATCCCCTCTTGGCTGTATCAAGTGGATTGCTTCGTGCCCCGCGCGTACGTGGTTCAAAAAACACACAAAGAGATTCACCCCCGCGAAATGCTAACGGAACTGTCTAGCCAGCGATTCAACCCCGCGACGGAAGTCTTTGTCGATAGCCCAGTAATTAACCAGCCAAGAAAAGATTTTTTGGCTAGTACGACCATCACAGAGTACGGCCAGCGATCGGTCACTCTAAAGGTAACTTCCAATAACCGAGGGGTCCTGGTCATGGCAGATTCATATTTCCCCGGCTGGCGGGCCTATGTCGACGGGAAGGAGACCAACGTCCTGAGAGTGAATTACTTCTTCCGCGGTGTTGCTGTCGAACCCGGCGAACATGACGTCATGTTCCGCTACGAACCAACGCCATTCAAAATCGGCTTGTGGATATCGCTTTCAACGACGTTGTTGCTGGTTGTTGTAACGCTGATCTTATTGCTGCGAACCCGCAGGCAAATTCAGTCGCTTCGCGCCCGGTCGCGTCTACATCCACTGGCCGCGTGA
- the pilB gene encoding type IV-A pilus assembly ATPase PilB, with product MEPRIAELLVRGGLVTKEQLAKAQEKEKEGASPTKELVRLGFTTEEKLTDFLANQFGIERVDINPAEIEDSVFSLVPPQLVQKHQIIPLKLLGSNLTVAMADPTDLVATNEVKFITGYGIRVVAAYPTAIKKALEHRFGGVSYDEVLRKFGDGDMEVIHEQDDVSLQELQQATREAPVVTLVNAILADAAKRRASDIHIEPYEKLFRVRFRVDGVLHEIMSPPLRLKNALVSRLKVMAGLDIAERRLTQDGRIKLKMGMGGELDIRVSVLPTLFGEKIVMRLLDKSNLQLDMAKLGFSPQSQKDFQEAIHKPYGMVLITGPTGSGKSTTLYSALSELNKPDVNISTAEDPVEYNLMGINQVQVRDQIGLNFAAALRSFLRQDPDVIMVGEIRDLETAQIGIKAALTGHLVLSTLHTNDAPATVDRLLNMGVEPFLLTSAINLILAQRLVRKICVNCKEQVETPDEVLINLGVDPSELSMGYDTFEGKGCAQCNETGYRGRLAIYEVMVMHEGLKELILKGSSAADMKREAVKLGMSTLRMAALEKVRQGLTTIAETVRVTDADKGFSSVFSLGF from the coding sequence ATGGAACCACGCATCGCAGAATTACTCGTCCGGGGCGGACTGGTCACCAAAGAGCAACTCGCCAAGGCACAGGAAAAAGAGAAGGAAGGCGCCAGTCCTACGAAAGAACTGGTGCGCCTGGGCTTTACCACTGAGGAAAAGCTCACCGATTTCCTTGCCAATCAGTTTGGCATCGAACGAGTTGACATCAATCCAGCAGAGATCGAGGACTCGGTCTTCAGCCTAGTGCCGCCGCAGCTCGTACAAAAACATCAGATCATCCCGCTCAAACTTTTAGGCTCCAATCTCACCGTTGCGATGGCCGATCCCACCGACTTGGTCGCCACCAACGAAGTCAAGTTCATCACTGGCTACGGCATTCGCGTTGTCGCTGCGTATCCCACCGCCATCAAGAAAGCACTCGAGCATCGCTTTGGCGGCGTCAGCTACGACGAGGTGCTGCGCAAATTCGGCGACGGCGACATGGAGGTCATCCACGAACAGGATGACGTTAGCCTGCAAGAGCTGCAGCAGGCGACCAGGGAAGCGCCGGTTGTCACTCTGGTCAATGCGATTTTGGCCGACGCGGCCAAGCGGCGTGCCAGCGACATTCACATCGAGCCCTACGAGAAACTATTCCGCGTGCGCTTTCGCGTCGACGGCGTGCTGCACGAGATCATGAGTCCGCCGCTGCGTTTGAAGAACGCGCTGGTCTCACGCCTCAAAGTCATGGCCGGCCTCGACATCGCCGAGCGCCGCCTGACCCAGGACGGCCGTATCAAACTCAAGATGGGCATGGGCGGCGAGCTCGACATCCGCGTCTCGGTGCTGCCGACCTTGTTTGGCGAGAAAATCGTCATGCGTTTGTTGGACAAGTCCAATCTGCAATTGGACATGGCCAAACTTGGGTTTTCACCGCAAAGCCAGAAAGATTTTCAAGAAGCGATTCACAAGCCCTACGGGATGGTGCTCATCACCGGCCCGACGGGCAGCGGTAAATCTACCACCCTATATTCGGCGCTCTCCGAGTTAAACAAGCCCGACGTGAATATCTCAACGGCTGAGGATCCGGTCGAATATAACTTGATGGGCATCAATCAAGTCCAGGTGCGCGATCAAATCGGCCTTAATTTCGCTGCCGCGCTGCGTTCGTTCCTGCGTCAAGACCCCGACGTCATCATGGTCGGCGAAATTCGCGATCTCGAAACCGCTCAAATCGGTATCAAAGCCGCCCTGACAGGCCATCTGGTGTTGAGCACGCTGCACACCAATGACGCGCCAGCAACGGTCGACCGGCTGTTGAACATGGGTGTGGAGCCGTTTCTGCTGACATCGGCCATCAACCTTATTCTGGCGCAACGGCTAGTGCGTAAGATCTGCGTGAATTGCAAGGAGCAAGTGGAAACCCCCGACGAGGTGCTGATTAATTTGGGCGTGGATCCATCAGAACTGAGCATGGGCTATGACACCTTTGAAGGCAAAGGCTGCGCACAGTGCAACGAAACTGGCTATCGCGGACGCTTGGCGATTTACGAAGTCATGGTGATGCACGAGGGGCTAAAAGAGCTCATCCTGAAGGGATCCTCGGCTGCCGACATGAAGCGCGAAGCCGTCAAGCTGGGTATGAGTACGTTGCGCATGGCTGCGCTGGAAAAAGTGCGCCAAGGACTGACGACCATTGCCGAGACAGTGCGTGTCACCGACGCGGACAAGGGCTTTAGCTCGGTTTTCTCTTTGGGGTTCTAG